The following proteins are co-located in the Engraulis encrasicolus isolate BLACKSEA-1 chromosome 2, IST_EnEncr_1.0, whole genome shotgun sequence genome:
- the rundc1 gene encoding RUN domain-containing protein 1 — protein sequence MSTEELSTSDSETALAGTGERWAPVGAVANPEDERGKRDLMEPGRSRSVPSSGNEGEMAARLRKLEEEHEQSNSSLLALTSHFAQVQFRLKQIVHAHSDEKERMLIDLEEFAFKGCPHVVGCRAKDAQILENSSEREKRERLEAQREKQKDLILQLKTQLDDLERFAYQEGSYDSVPQSVVMERQRVIIDELIKKLDVNLNEDIGRLSPEELRQRVDTAIAQIVNPARVKEQLVDQLKTQIRDLEMFINFIQDEVGNPLLSDGQQSQQADAARPNTRGPAGRKKVDPEQAQRMRETGLQLIQRALAVLQIFAVSQFGCAAGHVPQTLWAQGGGGGESGNGDYGPLLQKLEAAVERVRVQASRRQSVSQEEQHMVSYTVCLSPGGPRDELTTTVRKDLAMALRDLLAHGLYAPSPGMSLVLAPIACLLPYSPSQAQNMHPWELFVKYYHSKDGPAFVESPARQLSQSFSLPVGGGSGGRDGGPVTVTPKQSLLWAVHQVLHEHSRYKRGADSEFKALVCVALNERRLVSWLNLLCKSSALVGPHYQPWSYMAQTGFEGALRILGRLSHLKFSLPVDLAVRQLKNIKDAF from the exons ATGTCGACAGAGGAACTGTCAACATCGGACAGCGAAACTGCCTTGGCTGGCACGGGAGAGCGATGGGCACCCGTTGGAGCGGTGGCCAACCCGGAGGATGAACGAGGGAAACGGGACTTGATGGAGCCTGGGCGCTCGCGTTCAGTGCCCTCATCGGGCAATGAAGGCGAGATGGCAGCCAGACTGCGGAAACTGGAAGAGGAGCATGAACAGTCGAACTCCTCACTGTTGGCCCTTACCTCACACTTTGCACAAGTGCAGTTTCGTTTGAAACAGATCGTTCATGCTCATAGCGACGAGAAAGAGAGGATGCTCATCGATTTGGAGGAGTTCGCTTTCAAGGGCTGTCCGCATGTCGTTGGCTGTCGGGCGAAGGATGCGCAAATACTGGAAAACTCT AGTGAGCGTGAGAAGCGCGAGCGCCTGGAGGCCCAGCGGGAGAAGCAGAAGGACCTGATCCTGCAGCTGAAGACCCAGCTGGATGACCTGGAGCGCTTCGCCTACCAGGAGGGCAGCTACGACTCCGTGCCACAGTCAGTGGTCATGGAGAGGCAGCGG GTGATCATCGACGAGTTGATCAAGAAGCTGGACGTGAACCTGAACGAGGACATCGGGCGGCTGAGCCCCGAGGAGCTGAGGCAGCGGGTGGACACGGCCATCGCCCAGATCGTCAACCCCGCACGCGTCAAGGAGCAGCTGGTGGACCAGCTCAAAACACAGATCCGGGACCTGGAGATGTTCATCAACTTCATCCAGG atgaggtgggGAATCCTCTTCTCTCTGATGGCCAACAGAGTCAGCAGGCTGATGCTGCCAGACCCAACACCAGAGGCCCAGCGGGCAGAAAGAAAG tggacccCGAGCAGGCCCAGAGGATGCGTGAGACGGGCCTGCAGCTGATCCAGCGTGCCCTGGCCGTGCTGCAGATCTTCGCCGTCAGCCAGTTTGGCTGCGCCGCGGGCCACGTGCCCCAGACCCTGTGGGCCCAGGGCGGCGGAGGGGGGGAGTCAGGCAACGGCGACTACGGCCCCCTGCTCCAGAAGCTGGAGGCCGCGGTGGAGCGCGTGCGCGTCCAGGCCTCCCGCCGCCAGTCGGTGTCCCAGGAGGAGCAACACATGGTCAGCTACACCGTCTGCCTGTCGCCCGGAGGGCCCCGCGACGAGCTGACCACCACCGTGCGCAAGGACCTGGCCATGGCGCTGCGGGACCTGCTGGCCCACGGGCTGTACGCGCCCTCCCCGGGCATGAGCCTGGTGCTGGCGCCCATCGCCTGCCTGCTGCCCTACAGCCCCAGCCAGGCCCAGAACATGCACCCCTGGGAGCTCTTCGTCAAGTACTACCACTCCAAGGACGGGCCGGCCTTCGTGGAGTCGCCGGCCCGCCAGCTGTCGCAGTCCTTCAGCCTGCCGGTAGGGGGCGGCAGTGGCGGGCGTGACGGCGGGCCGGTCACGGTGACGCCCAAGCAGTCGCTGCTGTGGGCCGTGCACCAGGTGCTGCACGAGCACAGCCGCTACAAGCGCGGCGCCGACTCGGAGTTCAAGGCGCTGGTGTGCGTGGCGCTCAACGAGAGGCGGCTGGTCTCCTGGCTGAACCTGCTGTGCAAGTCCAGCGCGCTGGTGGGCCCCCACTACCAGCCCTGGAGCTACATGGCCCAGACGGGCTTCGAGGGCGCCCTGCGCATCCTGGGACGCCTCAGCCACCTCAAGTTCAGCCTGCCCGTCGACCTGGCCGTGCGGCAGCTCAAGAACATCAAAGACGCCTTCTga
- the grna gene encoding granulin a, translating into MYKQAVILLAAQALVVVAAGAVCPDREVCEETHTCCQGPNGEYSCCPHHQGECCNDHLHCCPENMVCQTEEGKSGCANATHSLPWADRIPPQQNSLLKSLRVISASPEKKDAVVCPDKSFCPSEFSCVRLPLSYGCCPIAEGVVCADGKHCCPADMQCSSDGKSCIQPQEPVSAVICSDGISECPQGASCCQSSDGVWGCCPFPKAVCCDDKEHCCPEHSICDVASSKCISESNQHMPMWAKFPARLRADWENQKPQLPSKGNDVPCDDTSACPDDNTCCKTAEGKWACCPLPKAVCCPDHEHCCPEGTTCGPDTCLSPQGPVPMLTKMAALVLPPKPNDVPCDDTSACPDDNTCCKNAEGEWACCPLPKAVCCPDHEYCCPEGTTCGPDTCLSPQGPVPMLTKMAALVKLPAVVLPPKPNDVPCDDTSACPDDNTCCKTAEGKWACCPLPKAVCCPDHEHCCPEGTTCGPDTCLSPQGPVPMLTKMAALVKLPAVVSPPKPNDVPCDDTSACPDDNTCCKTAEGQWACCPLPKAVCCPDHEHCCPEGTTCGPDTCLSPQGPVPMLTKMAALVKLPAVVSPPKPNDVPCDDTSACPDDNTCCKTAEGKWACCPLPKAVCCPDHEHCCPEGTTCGTDTCLSPQGPVPMLTKMAALVKLPAVVSPPKPNDVPCDDTSACPDDHTCCKTAEGGWACCPLPEAVCCDDHIHCCPHGSTCNLPAQTCDSAEGSIPMLSKLPVQGQGSRNMPILPDEFSLTPPTMSQCDHTSSCPHRTTCCFMEKEKTWGCCPFPNALCCKDGEHCCPQGYQCDMDATTCTKGEVTIPWYNKMAAQSTLPSPSQPIAAETCNATSQCSADSSCCQLSDGKMGCCPLTEAVCCADQAHCCPRGYSCNLEADSCQRSVSFQAQMLPLIRVVEQEPEKEEQEPEKKEEPEKQEQEKKEEPEKEEKKPEQEQEKKEEQVPPPSLQLAPEDTAGVICDELTSCQEGETCCRAEEGWGCCPAPNAICCVDKKHCCPAGYTCSTGGVCIQLTRFHKDHWQVFFSKKKRALNY; encoded by the exons ATGTATAAGCAGGCTGTGATCTTGCTGGCCGCACAGGCCTTGGTGGTGGTGGCCGCTGGAGCAGTGTGCCCCGACAGAGAGGTGTGTGAGGAGACACACACCTGCTGCCAGGGTCCCAATGGAGAGTACAGCTGCTGTCCCCATCACCAA ggcgaGTGCTGCAATGATCATTTGCACTGCTGCCCTGAAAACATGGTCTGTCAAACGGAAGAGGGGAAGTCGGGATGTGCCAACGCCACTCACTCACTGCCGTGGGCCGACAGGATCCCTCCTCAGCAGAACAGCCTGTTAAAA TCTCTGCGGGTCATCTCTGCCTCTCCGGAGAAAAAGGATGCTGTGGTGTGCCCAGACAAGTCCTTCTGCCCCTCGGAGTTCTCCTGTGTCCGCCTGCCCCTCTCCTATGGATGTTGCCCCATAGCAGAG GGTGTCGTGTGTGCGGATGGAAAGCACTGTTGCCCCGCGGATATGCAGTGCAGCTCTGATGGGAAGTCCTGCATTCAGCCACAAG AGCCCGTGTCAGCCGTTATATGCAGTGATGGCATCTCCGAGTGTCCCCAAGGAGCATCCTGCTGTCAGTCATCAGACGGTGTGTGGGGGTGCTGTCCATTCCCTAAG GCTGTTTGCTGTGACGATAAAGAGCACTGCTGTCCGGAGCACAGCATCTGTGACGTGGCCTCCTCCAAATGCATATCCGAGTCCAACCAGCACATGCCCATGTGGGCCAAGTTTCCAGCCCGCCTCAGGGCCGACTGGGAGAACCAAAAGCCTCAACTCCCCAGTAAAG GAAATGACGTCCCCTGCGATGACACGTCAGCCTGTCCAGATGACAACACCTGCTGTAAGACTGCAGAGGGGAAATGGGCCTGTTGCCCCCTCCCTAAG GCTGTGTGCTGTCCAGACCATGAGCACTGCTGTCCAGAGGGCACCACCTGTGGGCCTGACACCTGTCTGAGTCCTCAGGGGCCTGTACCCATGCTGACCAAGATGGCCGCCCTAGTCTTGCCACCTAAACCAAATGACGTCCCCTGCGATGACACGTCAGCCTGTCCAGATGACAACACGTGCTGTAAGAATGCAGAGGGAGAATGGGCCTGCTGTCCACTGCCTAAG GCTGTGTGCTGTCCAGACCATGAGTACTGCTGTCCAGAGGGCACCACCTGTGGGCCTGACACCTGTCTGAGTCCTCAGGGGCCTGTACCCATGCTGACCAAGATGGCCGCCCTAGTCAAACTGCCAGCTGTAGTCTTGCCACCTAAACCAAATGACGTCCCCTGCGATGACACGTCAGCCTGTCCAGATGACAACACCTGCTGTAAGACTGCAGAGGGAAAATGGGCCTGCTGTCCCCTGCCTAAG GCTGTGTGCTGTCCAGACCATGAGCACTGCTGTCCAGAGGGCACCACCTGTGGGCCTGACACCTGTCTGAGTCCTCAGGGGCCTGTACCCATGCTGACCAAGATGGCCGCCCTAGTCAAACTGCCAGCTGTAGTCTCGCCACCAAAACCAAATGACGTCCCCTGCGATGACACGTCAGCCTGTCCAGATGACAACACGTGCTGTAAGACTGCAGAGGGACAATGGGCCTGCTGTCCACTGCCTAAG GCTGTGTGCTGTCCAGACCATGAGCACTGCTGTCCAGAGGGCACCACCTGTGGGCCTGACACCTGTCTGAGTCCTCAGGGGCCTGTACCCATGCTGACCAAGATGGCCGCCCTAGTCAAACTGCCAGCTGTAGTCTCGCCACCTAAACCAAATGACGTCCCCTGCGATGACACGTCAGCCTGTCCAGATGACAACACCTGCTGTAAGACTGCAGAGGGAAAATGGGCCTGCTGTCCACTGCCTAAG GCTGTGTGCTGTCCAGACCATGAGCACTGCTGTCCAGAGGGCACCACCTGTGGGACTGACACCTGTCTGAGTCCTCAGGGGCCTGTACCCATGCTGACCAAGATGGCCGCCCTAGTCAAACTGCCAGCTGTAGTCTCACCACCTAAACCAAATGACGTCCCCTGCGATGACACGTCAGCCTGTCCAGATGACCACACGTGCTGTAAGACTGCAGAGGGAGGATGGGCCTGCTGCCCCCTGCCTGAG GCGGTCTGCTGCGACGACCATATTCACTGTTGCCCTCACGGATCCACGTGTAACCTCCCGGCGCAGACATGCGACAGCGCCGAGGGTTCGATCCCCATGCTCAGCAAGCTGCCGGTGCAGGGTCAAGGCAGCCGTAACATGCCGATACTACCGGACGAGTTCAGCCTGACTCCTCCTACCATGTCGCAGTGTGACCACACCTCCTCCTGTCCGCACCGCACCACCTGCTGCTTCATGGAGAAGGAGAAGACGTGGGGCTGCTGCCCATTCCCCAAC gcGTTATGCTGTAAGGACGGTGAGCATTGCTGTCCCCAAGGCTACCAGTGTGACATGGACGCCACCACATGCACTAAGGGGGAGGTCACCATCCCCTGGTACAACAAGATGGCCGCCCAGAGCACGCTGCCCAGCCCCAGCCAGCCCATCGCCGCGGAAACCTGCAACGCCACCAGCCAATGCTCTGCTGACTCCAGCTGCTGTCAGCTGTCCGATGGCAAAATGGGCTGCTGCCCACTGACTGag GCGGTGTGCTGCGCTGACCAGGCCCACTGTTGCCCCAGGGGCTACAGCTGTAACCTGGAGGCCGACTCCTGCCAGAGGTCAGTCTCCTTCCAGGCCCAGATGCTGCCCCTCATCAGGGTGGTGGAGCAGGAGccggagaaggaggagcaggagccagagaagaaggaggagccagagaagcaggagcaggagaagaaggaggagccagagaaggaggagaagaagccggagcaggagcaggagaagaaggaggagcaggTGCCGCCCCCTAGCCTGCAGCTGGCCCCGGAGGACACGGCTGGGGTCATCTGTGATGAGCTGACCTCCTGCCAGGAGGGGGAGACCTGCTGCAGGGCAGAGGAGGGATGGGGCTGCTGCCCCGCACCAAAT gccATCTGTTGTGTGGACAAGAAGCACTGCTGTCCCGCGGGCTACACTTGCAGCACTGGAGGCGTTTGCATTCAGTTGACCAGATTTCATAAAGACCACTGGCAGGTCTTCTTCTCAAAGAAGAAAAGAGCACTTAACTATTGA